In Heteronotia binoei isolate CCM8104 ecotype False Entrance Well chromosome 4, APGP_CSIRO_Hbin_v1, whole genome shotgun sequence, a genomic segment contains:
- the DUSP12 gene encoding dual specificity protein phosphatase 12 isoform X1, with the protein MVPVLPGLFLGSGLKDAEEAGKGVVTAVLLVDLEPPSYAEAELEAVLRVPLLDEPQSDLLSRLDACAAFISRARERGGCVLVRCYAGVSRSVAVVTAYLMKINHLPFEEAYAFVRSLRPEAEMNEGFEWQLKLYEKMGCEVDVTSALYKQYRLQKVTEKYPELRDLPRDVFAADPSVGRQAPSHEALYKCRKCRCGELLGSESLVASAMHQVEGRGAEGARQRQQPAAIPAALREAPSAEGLADHYEKQRVTVCGDSMIFWAAHWANRKPTGSQLGLHELASVEWLGRQDLRWLGLLPLLFKERRGPPPHVLLIHLGGSDLGLVKGKGLAIQAKADLALIRSRWPGVEIVWSAILPRRDWSSVGDPKCLERARLKVNRELRKAMADGLGHFLPHPGIRANLPDLYSGGGVLLSDKGNDIFLEDLQHGLQEALG; encoded by the exons ATGGTGCCGGTGCTTCCAGGCCTGTTCTTAGGCAGCGGCCTAAAGGACGCCGAAGAGGCCGGGAAAGGAGTCGTGACGGCGGTGTTGTTGGTGGACTTGGAGCCGCCCAGTTATGCCGAAGCCGAGCTGGAGGCCGTGCTGCGCGTCCCGCTGCTGGATGAGCCCCAAAGCGACCTGCTGAGCCGCCTGGACGCATGCGCGGCCTTCATCAGCCGAGCGCGGGAGAGGGGAGGCTGCGTCCTGGTGCGATG TTATGCCGGGGTCAGCCGAAGCGTTGCTGTGGTTACCGCTTATTTAATGAAAATTAATCATCTCCCTTTTGAAGAGGCCTATGCCTTCGTCCGATCCCTCAGGCCAGAAGCTGA AATGAACGAAGGTTTTGAGTGGCAACTGAAACTCTATGAAAAAATGGGTTGTGAAGTTGATGTAACCAGCGCCCTTTACAAGCAGTACCgtttgcagaaggtcacagagaAATACCCTG AGCTACGAGACCTGCCACGGGACGTCTTTGCAGCTGACCCGAGTGTCGGACGCCAGGCTCCAAGTCATGAAGCTCTGTATAAGTGCAGGAAGTGCAG gtgCGGTGAGTTGTTGGGGAGCGAAAGTCTGGTTGCAAGTGCGATGCACCAAGTGGAAGGGCGAGGCGCGGAGGGAGCGAGACAGAGGCAGCAGCCCGCTGCGATTCCGGCGGCTTTGAGAGAAGCACCTTCAGCTGAGG GCTTGGCTGACCACTATGAGAAGCAAAGAGTCACCGTCTGCGGCGACAGTATGATCTTTTGGGCGGCCCACTGGGCGAACAGGAAGCCCACAGGTTCCCAGTTGGGGCTGCATGAGTTGGCGTCAGTTGAGTGGTTGGGGCGACAGGACTTGAGGTGGCTCGGCCTCCTCCCCTTGCTGTTCAAGGAGAGGAGGGGCCCCCCACCTCACGTCTTGTTGATCCACCTGGGCGGAAGCGATCTCGGCCTGGTGAAAGGGAAGGGCCTGGCGATTCAGGCAAAGGCCGACTTGGCGCTCATCAGGAGCAGGTGGCCCGGCGTGGAGATCGTGTGGTCCGCTATATTGCCGCGCCGCGACTGGAGCAGCGTGGGAGACCCGAAATGTTTAGAGAGGGCCCGCTTGAAGGTAAACAGAGAACTCAGGAAGGCAATGGCGGATGGATTGGGCCATTTCTTGCCTCACCCCGGGATACGAGCGAACTTGCCTGACCTGTATAGCGGAGGTGGAGTACTTCTGTCGGACAAGGGCAACGATATATTTCTGGAGGATTTGCAGCACGGGCTTCAGGAGGCCTTAGGCTGA